The Leptospira wolffii serovar Khorat str. Khorat-H2 genome has a segment encoding these proteins:
- a CDS encoding IS3 family transposase, protein MSNRIRRSNSRKGNCWDNAVSESFFSTLKREMKYNYFYRLEEAQATVFDYIEVYYNRRRLHSFLGYVSPVEFEEKAA, encoded by the coding sequence AATGTCGAACAGAATTAGAAGGAGCAATAGTCGAAAAGGAAATTGCTGGGACAATGCAGTCTCAGAATCTTTCTTTAGCACTCTTAAGAGAGAGATGAAGTATAACTATTTCTATAGATTAGAAGAAGCCCAAGCAACAGTTTTTGATTATATAGAAGTTTATTATAATAGACGAAGATTACATTCTTTTTTAGGATACGTGAGTCCCGTTGAATTTGAAGAAAAAGCGGCTTAA